The genomic window CATATTTTTCTTTGCAATTCTGCTCTTTGTATTACTTCGTTTTCTACCATTAATTATCTCCATTCACTTTTTTGTTATATTTTATTTTATTATATCATTATTTAATATCTTTTAAAAACCTAAAATAATCTAAGAAAATTCAATATATTATTTTTATATATTTGTTTATATCTACTTTTAAATAATACATTTAATATTAAAATTATACCTTAAATATTTGTGAAGAACCTAAAAAATACACCATTTAGATGTATTTCAAAAGATTTTCTGCTTCTTTGTAATTTTTTATAAATTTCTCTACATGTCTATAGAAATTTTTACTATGATCTGGATGCTTTAAATGTGCAAGTTCATGAACTATTACATAATCAATTTCAAATGGACTTCTTTTAATAAGTTGTATATTTAAAGCTATCAATTTTTTAGCCGGTTGACAATAACCCCATTTACTCTTAATATTCTTAAAGATTAATCTATCAACTTCTTCTTCCATAATATTTTTCCAAAAATCTATCCTTTTAGTAAAAAGTTTTTTAGATTCATCATAATAAAACTTTTCTACTATTCTTTTTCTTTTTTCAAATTCTTCTGTATCTGTATAAAGGATG from Pseudostreptobacillus hongkongensis includes these protein-coding regions:
- a CDS encoding M48 family metallopeptidase — its product is MNKEIILGYEVERKRVKNINLRVRSDGSVYISVPLNIDEYSIIRYIESKKDWIEKSKKKIDEFKKNKVEETYTNDSRIKFMGRSYTLKVIKATYNQLVFEENKFILYTDTEEFEKRKRIVEKFYYDESKKLFTKRIDFWKNIMEEEVDRLIFKNIKSKWGYCQPAKKLIALNIQLIKRSPFEIDYVIVHELAHLKHPDHSKNFYRHVEKFIKNYKEAENLLKYI